The genomic DNA AGAAGACGTCATTTGCGCTAATGGTGATGCCTGATATTATGTTCCCAGAGCGTATTAAGGTCGGCGACAATTCGGTGATTGGTTTCAATACGACGATTCTTGCACATGAGTATTTGATCGAGGAGTACCGTATCGGTGATGTCGTGATTGGCAAGAATGTGTTAATTGGCGCGAATACGACGATTCTTCCAGGGGTGGAGATTGGCGATGGAGCGATTGTTTCGGCTGCGTCCCTTGTGAATCGAGATATTCCACCAGGGGTTTTTGCGGGGGGGAATCCTGTGAAAATTATTTTCACACAGGAACAAATGGCTGAGCGCAATCGGAAGTCCGCGGAGGTAGAGAAGATGTAAGCGGCAGCGGAAGTTGTGCTATAATAGGGAGTATTACGAGAAGGAACGTATGGTGCGTTCCTTCTTCTTTTTTCGGGGGAATAGGATTGGATAAAACACGTAAGACGCAGGATAAGAAAGTTATTTCGTTCATTCCAAATGGTGAATTTTATTATGATAAAGCGCTTCAAGCGATACAGCGTGATCGTTTTGAGGATGCGCATAAATATTTAAAAAGAGCAAAGGAATTTAGTCCGAATAACCCGGCGATTCTGATGCAATATGGCGTACTTGTCATGGAAGAAGGTAAGTTCGAAGAAGCCCATGAAATGCTTATGACGGCACACGAACTAGACCCTACAGAGGATGAAATTGTCTTTTACTTAGCAGAGGTGCACGCACATCTTGGACTATTACGTGATGCGAAGATGTATGCAGAAACGTATATCGGTATGGATCCAGAGGGTGTTTTTGCGGATGAGGCAATGGAAATTATTGATTTTGCTGAGCAAGAAGCGGCTTTTTCAGCGGAAGACGATGATATGCCTGATGGAGAGATGTATTATCTGCAAGAGAAGGCACGCAGGATGATGGAATCTGGCGAGTTTCAGCCTGCCGTGGATTTGTTAGAGGGACTGATTATTGATTATCCTGAGTTTTGGGCAGCGTATAATAATTTAGCACTCGCTTATTTTTACATTGGAAAAACGAAGCGTGCGAAGGAATTACTTGATGATGTGTTGGAGCGTAACAAAGGGAATATCCATGCGCTCTGCAATCTGGCGGTTTTTTATTATTACGAGAAGGATGAGGAAAGCTTGGAGGAATTGTTGCGGTTCTTAGTGAAAGTCAAGCCGTATCAATTTGAGCATCGCTATAAGTTAGGAGCGACATTTGCGCTCGTTGGCAAGCATAAAGAGGCGTATCATTGGTTGCGCAGTCTTCAGAAAAGAGGCTTTGAAGGGGATGTCGGCTATTATTTCTGGCTGTCGCATTCGGCGTATTTTTCCGGGCATGAGGAAATAGCTCGTGAGGCATATGCGAAGCTCATTGAGATTGATCCAACGAAGGCGGGCTATGAGCCGTGGCAAGACATACACGGAGAGATGCAAGCAGATTCGTTGGAACAGGACCGAGATTTTTTACTCCATAAAATTACGAATAAATATCGCAGTGAAAGAATGTTTGGTTTTTATCTTCTTGGCAAGTCGTCACATAAGCAGGAGATTATCGCACATCCGTCTTATATTGAAACGGATAAGCTCAGTGATTTGGAACGCCTGTTTTTAGCAGATAGTCTAGACTATGCATTTTCGCCAGAGACGGCTTTTGAAAAGTCATTTATGCGTGCGCTTGAGACGACGAATTTGCTTTATGACAAGTACAAGCCTTTAGATAAGCAAGCGGGTCATCTGTTCCAAATGTGGTTTACGCTTTGTGAAACTGCATTGAGCCGTTCGTATGTGTTTCGTAATCCGGCTGCACTTGCAGCTGCCGTCGATTATATGTTCCAGTCATCGCGTTACACAGGTGTGACAAAAGTGGCAAGTGCCCGTGCGTTTGGGACGACTGTGCCAACGTTGACGAAGTATATAGGTGAGCTTATTGAGTTTTTACCGCAGTTTGATGCGTAATGTTGAGTGAATAGGTGCATAGTAAACCTATATCAACTTGAAATAAGGAATCCCATTAACAACGCGCGGCGACCGCTTGTAAGGCGCCTTCGCTGGATAGTAGATGAAAATCATAAATGCAATCTATATAGGCAGAAAAGTTGAATGGGGCTTCTCAATCTTATACGATTTGGTAAGAGTGAATGTAGTCGAGGAGGAAATTTGGATGTCAACTGAAAAAGTGTATGATGTGATTATTATTGGTGCTGGACCTGCTGGAATGACAGCTGCTGTTTATACATCACGTGCGAACTTATCGACGCTAATGCTTGAGCGTGGGGTTCCGGGTGGTCAAATGGCGAATACGGAAGAAATTGAAAACTATCCTGGTTTCGATCATATTTTAGGCCCAGATTTATCGGCAAAAATGTTTGAGCATGCGAAGAAATTCGGTGCTGAATACGCATATGGAGACGTCACAGAAGTCATCGACGGTGAAAGCTACAAAACGATTATTGCTGGCGGCAAAGAATATAAAGCGCGTGCGATTATTATTACAACAGGTGCTGAATACCGTAAAATGGGTATTCCAGGCGAAAGCGAATTGACAGGTCGCGGCGTCAGTTATTGTGCGGTATGTGATGGCGCATTCTTCCGTCAAAAGGAACTTGTCGTGATTGGCGGCGGAGATTCTGCGGTTGAAGAAGGTACTTATTTGACACGTTTTGCAGATAAAGTAACGATCATTCATCGCCGTGATGAATTGCGTGCACAAAAAATCTTACAAGATCGTGCATTTGCGAATGATAAAATCGATTTCATCTGGAACACGACGGTGAAAGAAGTGAATGCGAGAGACGGTAAAGTCGGTTCGGTGACACTTGTTTCAACAGTTGACGGTTCTGAAAAAGAATTTGAAACGAACGGTGTCTTTGTTTACATCGGTATGGATCCATTGACGGCGCCATTCGAAAAACTAGGCATTCTAGATGACAATGGCTATATTGCGACAAACGATATTATGGAGACATCTGTACCTGGGATTTACGCAGCGGGTGATGTCCGTGAGAAATTATTGCGTCAAGTCGTTACAGCGACAGGCGATGGCAGTATTGCGGCACAAGCTGCACAGAAGTATATTGAGGAATTGATGGAGAAGTTAGGCGCCGAAGTTTAACAAAGCTTAATTACATCAATCTTTAACATGACTGTAACGGAAATGCAATGTAATTGGGGTATAGTAGAAGTATCAATTGACCCCCCTTTTGATATTATGTACAGATAAAGGCTATTTACTGGGATAATCCAGTAGATAGCCCCTTTTTTATGTCGTTTATGGTGAATTCGTTGTATAATCATACTATACACTTGAAAAAAAAGTGGGGTTGTTCATATGCAACGAATTGCAAACTTACTCGTCGTAAAAGACGGTCATGTATTATTACTAAAAAAACCTCGCCGTGGTTGGTATGTGGCACCAGGAGGAAAAATGGACGCTGGTGAATCGGTCTATACTGCGGCGGTGCGAGAATTTACAGAGGAAACGGGTGCAAAGCCTGTAAATCCGCATGTAAAAGGAATTTATACAATGGTCATTATGGATGAAGCCGGTGAAAATGTGAAAGACGAATGGATGCTTTATACATTCGTGGCACATGATTTAGCGGGGACACCATGGACCACAACAACTGAGGGTGAGCTTGAATGGCACCCGATAGAAAGTTTACAGACGCTACCTATGGCTGAAGGAGATCGAACGAATTTATTGTTCGCCGTGTCGCAGAACGGTATGCAATATGGAACGTTCTTTTATACCGAGCAATTTAAACTGTTAAGGGAAGAAATCCAGAATTCAGTTGGAGGCGATCGTCAATGATGGAGAATGTAAAACCTAGTAACGATATGGAAGTAGTTATTATTACGGGGATGTCGGGTGCAGGTAAAACCGTTGCGATGCAATGTTTTGAGGATTTAGGGTTTTACTGTATCGATAATTTACCACCTGAGTTACTTGTGACATTTCTTGATTTGATGATGAAATCCGATAATCGCATGAGGCGAATTGCTGCTGTCATGGATACGCGTGGGGGCGACTTATTTGATTCGATTATTGGTGCGTTAGATGATTTACTACGAACGGATGGTGTATCATCCCGTATCCTATTTTTGGATGCGGACGATGAGACGCTCGTTCGACGTTACAAGGAAACTAGGCGTTCCCATCCTTTAGCAGAAGGCGGATTACCGCTTGCAGGTATTCAGAAGGAACGGTTGCTGTTGTCTGAGTTGAGAGGCCGAGCGCGTTCCATTTATCAGACATCTAGCTTAAAGCCTCGGGAATTGCGGGAAAAGATTATGGCTGAGTTTTCATCTAAAGACAGCGCTGGCTTTACGGTGAATTTCATCTCGTTTGGTTTCAAACATGGAATGCCAATCGATGCCGATGTTGTTTTCGATGTTCGTTTTTTACCAAATCCTTTCTATCTTCCGGAGTTAAAAGCAAAAACAGGCTTGAATCAAGAAGTATATGATTATGTTCTCAAATGGAGTGATACGCAGATCCTCATTGAGAAATTGACAGACCTGTTTAAATTCTTAATTCCACAATATAAGAATGAAGGAAAGGCGCAAGTGGTGGTTGCTTTTGGTTGTACGGGTGGACAGCATCGTTCCGTAACGCTTGCGGAGTTTTTTGGAGCTAGTTTCCAAGAGGAGTATCGAACGTTAATTACACATCGAGATATTGAAAAACGAAAGGGCTGACGGCATGTTGCAATCCGGTAAATTGAAAAAAGTTGTCGTCTTCGGGGGCGGGACCGGATTGTCGACATTACTTCGTGGCTTGAAAAGCCATCCTGTGGATCTGACTGCGGTTGTAACTGTTGCGGATGATGGTGGAAGTTCTGGAAGACTTCTGGATATTCCGCCGCCCGGAGATATTCGCAAAGTGATGGCAGCGCTTTCAGACGTAGAACCGCTTTTTGAAGAAATGTTTCAATATCGCTTTAAAACCGTTGAAGAGTTGAAGGGACACTCGCTTGGTAATCTGATGCTTGCCGCAATGACGGATATTACAGGTGATTTCTCCCGGGCTGTCGAGCAAATGAGCCGCGTGTTAAACATCAAAGGGAAGGTGTTACCCGCTGCCAATCAACGAATTACATTGCATGCTGAGCTAGAAGATGGGACAATTGTCACAGGTGAGTCGAAAATCCCGGTTTATGGGCATCGAATTCGCAGGGTGTATATGTCACCACAGGAAGTAAAGCCACTGCCAGAAACGGTTGATACGATTATGGCGGCAGATTTGATTGTTTTTGGACCTGGTAGTTTGTATACGAGCATTTTGCCAACGATACTCGTGCCAGTCATTCGTGAAGCAGTACTAGCATGTCAAGCTAAAAAGGTGTATATTGGCAACTTAGCAACGCAAGCTGGAGAAACGTATCGTTACACAGCTTCAGAACATGTTCAAGCCTTATACGATCATGCGGGAAAAGCATTTATTGATACGATATTATTAAATGGAACAGATTTTTCGACATTGTATGGCCAGGAACGAGTGGGACCTCCGTGGCCTGTCGAAAATGATGAAGAAAAGTTGCAGCAACTTGTTCCGCAAATTGTCGTGAAAGAGATAGCGGTGTTGAAAGAAGGCGTTTTAATGCATGACTCGGAAAAAGTAGCTGATTGGCTGATGACATTATTATGACAACGGAATAGACGTGATCGTCGCCGAGAAAGGGGGAAGTCATGTCTTTTGCATCAGAAACAAAAAAAGAAATCACACAGATTGAAGCGGAAGATTGTTGTTTAAAGGCTGAGGTTGCAGCATTTATCAGGATGAATGGTGCATTATCCTTTTCAAATAAGCAATTGAGTCTTGATGTGCAAACGGAAAATGCCGCAATTGCTAGGCGTTTATATTCCAACTTAAAGCGCTTATATCCATATAAAGTCGAATTACTTGTTCGAAAAAAGATGCGTTTGAAAAAGAATAACGTCTACATTTGTCGGATTCGAGATGGAGCTAAGCCATTGCTTGAGGATTTGCTTATCTTGACGGGTACATTCCAATTTAAAAATGAAATTTCGAAGGCTTTGGTGAAAAAGAAGTGCTGTCAACGGGCTTATGTACGGGGGGCCTTTCTAGCGGGGGGTTCAGTCAATAACCCAGAAACGTCTTCTTACCACCTTGAAATTTTTTCGATATATAAGGAACATAGTGAAGACCTCGTGGAACTGATGAACAAATATCATTTGAATGCCAAATCGATTGAACGTAAAAATGGCTATATTGCCTATTTAAAAGAAGCTGAAAAGATTTCAGATTTTCTAAGTTTAGTCGGTGCTTACGTATCGTTAATGAAATTTGAAGACGTTCGGATTTTACGGGATATGCGAAACAGTGTAAACCGACTTGTGAATTGTGAAACCGCCAATATGAATAAAACCATTGGAGCGGCACAGCGTCAAGTAGAAAATATTAAATTCATTGAACGCACGATTGGACTTGATCAAATCCCGGATAGACTGCAGGAAATTGCGCGGCTACGGGTAGAAAATCAAGACATTACGTTGAAAGAGCTAGGCGAACTAGTATCAGGTGGAACGGTGAGTAAGTCTGGTGTCAATCACCGGTTAAGAAAGATTGAGGAAATCGCGGAAAATCTCCGTAGTGGAGGCATCGGTAGCCGATGAAGTCTCCAGCGGATGTCACGGATTAAGAGAGGAGCTCGTTTGAGTATGGTAGAAAGAACAGTTGAAGTTAAAATGAAAACAGGGTTGCAGGCAAGACAAGCAGCGCTTTTTGTGCAAGAAGCGAATAAATTTATGGCTGATTTATTTTTGGAGAAAGAAGATCGCCAAGTGAATGCAAAAAGTATTATGGGGATCATGAGCCTTGCGATTGCACGCGGCACATCGATTAAGCTAATTGCGAACGGCGTTGACGAGGAAAAAGCATTAGATGCCCTCACAGCACTCGTTGGAAGCGAAAATTGAACATAACCCGGACCGTCTCCTGTCGATCGCTGACAATGGGACGGTTTTGTTTATTACGTTGTATTATCGGAGCGCGCATAATGTCGTGTGAACCGTGCAAAGTGGCTGGCGAAGCGATCATAATGTCGTGTGAACCGCGCAAAGTGGCTGGCGAAGCGATCATAATGTTGTGTGAACCGCGCAAAGTGGCTGGCAGAGCGCGCAAACAGTTGTGCGAACCGCGCAAAGCAGCTGTCAGAGCGCGTAAAAAGTTGTGCAGACCCCGCATAATCTTTGTGCATAAGAAAAAACCGACCCATTAGGATCGGCTTTCAAGATGATTATTTTGCGTCTTTCATGTCGCTACGAGAGATAATATGGTCAATTAAGCCGTATTCTTTCGCACGTTCTGCTGTCATGAAGTTATCACGGTCTGTGTCCCTAGCTAGAACTTCAATCGGCTGTCCCGTACGTTCTGCAAGGATGCCGTTTAGTTTTTCACGTAGGAAAAGAATGCGCTTCGCAGCAATTTCGATTTCTGTTGCTTGACCTTGTGCGCCGCCAAGTGGTTGGTGAATCATCACTTCCGCGTTTGGTAAGGCAAAGCGTTTGCCTTTCGTACCAGCTGCAAGAAGGAATGCGCCCATTGAAGCGGCCATCCCGATACAAATGGTTTGCACATCAGGTTTGATGAACTGCATTGTATCGTAAATTGCCATTCCAGCTGTAATGCTTCCACCCGGGCTGTTGATATAAATTGAAATGTCTTTATCTGGATCTTCTGCTTCTAAGAAAAGAAGCTGTGCGACAATCGAGTTGGACACATTGTCGTCGATACCGCTACCAAGCATAATAATGCGGTCTTTCAAGAGACGGGAGTAAATATCGTAAGCCCGCTCTCCACGGCTTGTTTGTTCGATTACTGTTGGTATTAGATTCATTCCATTTCCTCCTTCAAGGTGGATAGTTTTTTGAGGATGTTCAAAAATTTAGAAAAAAATAGCATTTGGATGTTTATACCAGTAGCACTCATCATTTTTACCGATGAATATGGCAGTTATTCAGTCATCCTCAGTTCTTTTTTCTTTCTTTTCAAACAAGCCATTTCAGTCTGTTGAAACCGCTTTATGTTTCAACTCTAACTTTATCATACATAGTATGGTCAACGAAGGTCAAATATAACGCTTTTAAAATAAATTCTGCAATATTAGTGTTTATTCATCCGTATTGGAATGATGAAAACCATTATTAAGGTATTGACTAGGTGTTTCAGATGGGCTATAATTAATATTGCATGAAAATATCGGATAACACGTTATCAAAGTTTCGAAAAGTATTATAAACAGCGTTGTTATAGTGTTTGTGAAACCTAACGTCCTCGTGGTGCAATGGATAGCACGCAAGCCTCCGAAGCTTGAAATGTGGGTTCGACTCCCGCCGAGGGCATATTAGTACCAACGATTTTACCCTTCATTGTTTAGTCAATGGTGGGTATTTTTTATTGTCCTGTATTGCAAGGACAAACTGATGAAACAAGACAACCTTCATCTTTGGATGAAGGTTGTCTTGTTGTACCAAATCATTTCATTTACACTAAATTTTCCTCAGCATGTGTAGTGACTACAGGTTGTTCCTTCACAGCTTTTTTCTGTGGGAGGAAAAGGCTGAGAACGATGATAGACGCAAAGAGGCTGGCGACAATGAGAGACATATTTTGGATTCCCATCGTAGCACCTTCACCTAAGGCTGTCGCCATGAGCTCTTCAAAACGTATGCCGAGCGTTTGCAATTCGGTTGCTAAAGCGCCATCGATGACTTTACCACCAGAGTTTCCGGCTTGCTGTACGGCTCCCATGAGATCAGGGTTAACGCCAGCAGCAGCGGCTTGACTTGTGAGTGAGTTTTGCTGGGCTGATAGGCTGAATTTTGTAAAGAGCACGATCCCCGTGACAGAACCTAGAGGAGCACCGAAGTCACGGATAACCGATAATAACCCAGAGCCGGCACCGTACTTATCAGTTGGAATGACATTTAAAGCGTATTTAAAGAAAATCGGAATGGCTGTACCGACACCGAAGAAAGCGGCTAATAGCAAAATATAGGAAGTAGACGTACTTGCATCAATTCTAGAGAAAATGAGTAGGGCAGTAGTTGGTATAATGAGCGTGCAAATCAGCAGTTTCTTATTATTGACTTTATCCGCTAACTTGCCGATAATCACGCCCCCAATAGCAGCGGCACCGGAGTTAAACATGAAGAATAATCCCGTTTCCGCGACATCTCCCCCAGGACGTGAAGTAAGAAAGAAGCTCATGGAATAGATGAATAATTGTAGTGCGGCAGTAAACGTTAAATAGCCAAGCGCCGCTAAGGCAAAAACGCGTTTCTTCAATAAAGACAGCTCGATAAGTGGATTGGGGATTCGATTTCCGAAAAACCATAAAAGTGCAGCTGCTAGTACGCCAGTTGCTAGTGTGCCGAGTGTGTAGGGCGATGCAATTCCGAACTGACCTACAAGTGTAGAAACCGATAAAATACAGGCAGTTGTGACAAAGAGCAAAAGAATCCCGACAAAATCCATAGATCCTTTGACGACACCTTTCGATTCTTTAATAAAGAACAATACAACTAAGAAGCCGGCAACTGCTAAGACACCGCTAATCCAGTAAATGATTGGCCAGCCGTATACTTTTACTAAAAAGCCTGCAAGGCCCGCTCCGAGCATAGCAGCTACAGCTTGTACGGAGTTAAATATTCCGGAAGCGATGCCCCTTTGTTCAGGTTGGAAGATGATTCCGATGTAGGCAATGACGATTGGGAATATACAAGAAACGCCTACACCTTGAAAAACACGTGCGACGAGTAGAAAAGAGAAGGTTGGGCTAACAGCAGCTGCGAATTCCGCGATGGCAAAAATCCCAATCCCGATTAATAGCACGCGCTTTCTTCCATGCTTATCCGCTAGTCTTCCCGTAATGGGATAAAGTGACGCAGAGACAATGTAAAACGACAGGACGATTAAACCAGCTAAATGGGATGGAACTTCAAAATGTGCAGCAATAACTGGGATGGCAGGAGCTTGAAAAGCCATTGCTTCAATAGCGATAAAAGCCCCGAATACTAAAGCGGAAAACTGAATCCATTGCGATTTGGTCGTTTTGGGTACTACAGTTTCATTTAACTCCATGAGTATTCCCCCTACGTATATTTAGTTTCCGTGACAGAAGTTCCACAATCTCTATTCACTGTAAATTGTAAAATGCATAACCTCCCACCGCTTGTAAAGTTATTTTTATTGGTTGTTTCTTCAATCACATTTGGTTAAGTAAGCAGACTAAAGTACGTTAACACGTAAATCATGACAGGAATCGTTAATAATGCAAGAATCGTAGATAACACGGTCGTAATGGCGCCCATGTCCTCATCGGCAGAGTATTTTGCAAATAAGATAGAGGCCAAGGTTAATGTCGGCATCATCGATTGAATCAGCACGGTTTGGACAATGGTCATGTCTAATTGAAAATAGCCAATTAATACGGCAACCAACGCTGGCAGCATCAGGAGCTTCACAGAAATAGGAATCCAAACTTTTAAGCCATTGTCTTTTACTCTTGAAAACTTGATAGACATGACAAGAATACCTATGTAAAACATGGCTAATGGTGCGGCAAGTGCCGCTAACTGATCGACTAGATTGATGATTAATGTTGGGGGGCTATAATGAAAGTACGATACAATTAGCCCAACAAAAATAGAGATAAGTGGAATATTAATCATTGATTTAAATGTATCAAGCTCAATTGATCGATTTTTTTGCAGTATTAGGACGCCTACAGTCCAAATCGTAAAATCCACACCTGCATCAAAAATGGCGGCATACAATGCACCTTCAGGCCCAATTAGCACCGCGCATAACGGAATGCCGATAAAACCCGTATTGCCAAGACCGGCCAATAAAGCTAGCTCAGCATGTTTTTTTGATTTTTTATAAAAAATGAATGATAGTACCCAACCTAAGCCGATTCCAACGACATTTATCAAGATGGATACGAAAAAAACAAGAATAATCGTACGAAATGTATCATTATCCATCTTCACATTAAAAATGCTCGATAAAATAATGCTCGGCATCGCAATATTGACAATCAAACTGATGAACACACCACGAGTATCATCATTGAATTGGAATGACTTTGAAAGAACCGCCCCAATTACAATCATGAATGAAATGATAGCAATTGATTGAATAACAATACTCAGCTCCATTGGCATACCTACCTTTAACTACTTTCAAGAATACTTCTTTCTTCATTCAAAAGATCGGGGCTCGACATTTGTCGAACCGACCTTTGAATGAAGAATAGACTTAGTATGTTACTAAACTTTTTGCTCGTTTATAAACCATCTCTCCATCTATAAATGTAGCAAGAACTTTTATATCTTTAATGTGAATCGGGTCAACAGCTGTTGGATCTTTATCTAGAATCGCAAAGTCTGCACGTTTGCCTACTTCAATACTTCCCGATGCTTCTTCGTCAAAGTTTAGCTGTGCACCATAAAGGGTCATGGATTTTAAAGCTGTAAGGACATCGGTTCTTTGATCGGCTCCCAAGACACGTCCCTCTATCGTCAGGCGATTGACGATTGCCCAAATAGAAAATAGGGGAGAGATAGGGGTAATTGGACAATCAGAATGTACGGTAAACAACAAGCCTTTGTCAGCTGCTTCTTTCACGGGACTGATGCGCTGTGCACGTTCGGGTCCGAGAAATATACGTTCATGTCTGTCGCCAAAATAATAGACATGATTAATAAAAAAGGAACTCGCTACGCCAAGTGCTTTCATTTTACGTAAATCCTCTGAACTTGCTGTTTGTGCATGTTCAATGCGATGTCGGTGATCTTGTCGGGGGGCATT from Sporosarcina sp. FSL K6-1522 includes the following:
- a CDS encoding acyltransferase, with amino-acid sequence MRRTERYPAKGNANSLWHIYQTVPFFKVVKNFIVIQLARYTPFIALKNVLYRTFLKMEVGEKTSFALMVMPDIMFPERIKVGDNSVIGFNTTILAHEYLIEEYRIGDVVIGKNVLIGANTTILPGVEIGDGAIVSAASLVNRDIPPGVFAGGNPVKIIFTQEQMAERNRKSAEVEKM
- a CDS encoding tetratricopeptide repeat protein — its product is MDKTRKTQDKKVISFIPNGEFYYDKALQAIQRDRFEDAHKYLKRAKEFSPNNPAILMQYGVLVMEEGKFEEAHEMLMTAHELDPTEDEIVFYLAEVHAHLGLLRDAKMYAETYIGMDPEGVFADEAMEIIDFAEQEAAFSAEDDDMPDGEMYYLQEKARRMMESGEFQPAVDLLEGLIIDYPEFWAAYNNLALAYFYIGKTKRAKELLDDVLERNKGNIHALCNLAVFYYYEKDEESLEELLRFLVKVKPYQFEHRYKLGATFALVGKHKEAYHWLRSLQKRGFEGDVGYYFWLSHSAYFSGHEEIAREAYAKLIEIDPTKAGYEPWQDIHGEMQADSLEQDRDFLLHKITNKYRSERMFGFYLLGKSSHKQEIIAHPSYIETDKLSDLERLFLADSLDYAFSPETAFEKSFMRALETTNLLYDKYKPLDKQAGHLFQMWFTLCETALSRSYVFRNPAALAAAVDYMFQSSRYTGVTKVASARAFGTTVPTLTKYIGELIEFLPQFDA
- the trxB gene encoding thioredoxin-disulfide reductase, whose protein sequence is MSTEKVYDVIIIGAGPAGMTAAVYTSRANLSTLMLERGVPGGQMANTEEIENYPGFDHILGPDLSAKMFEHAKKFGAEYAYGDVTEVIDGESYKTIIAGGKEYKARAIIITTGAEYRKMGIPGESELTGRGVSYCAVCDGAFFRQKELVVIGGGDSAVEEGTYLTRFADKVTIIHRRDELRAQKILQDRAFANDKIDFIWNTTVKEVNARDGKVGSVTLVSTVDGSEKEFETNGVFVYIGMDPLTAPFEKLGILDDNGYIATNDIMETSVPGIYAAGDVREKLLRQVVTATGDGSIAAQAAQKYIEELMEKLGAEV
- a CDS encoding NUDIX domain-containing protein codes for the protein MQRIANLLVVKDGHVLLLKKPRRGWYVAPGGKMDAGESVYTAAVREFTEETGAKPVNPHVKGIYTMVIMDEAGENVKDEWMLYTFVAHDLAGTPWTTTTEGELEWHPIESLQTLPMAEGDRTNLLFAVSQNGMQYGTFFYTEQFKLLREEIQNSVGGDRQ
- the rapZ gene encoding RNase adapter RapZ, with protein sequence MENVKPSNDMEVVIITGMSGAGKTVAMQCFEDLGFYCIDNLPPELLVTFLDLMMKSDNRMRRIAAVMDTRGGDLFDSIIGALDDLLRTDGVSSRILFLDADDETLVRRYKETRRSHPLAEGGLPLAGIQKERLLLSELRGRARSIYQTSSLKPRELREKIMAEFSSKDSAGFTVNFISFGFKHGMPIDADVVFDVRFLPNPFYLPELKAKTGLNQEVYDYVLKWSDTQILIEKLTDLFKFLIPQYKNEGKAQVVVAFGCTGGQHRSVTLAEFFGASFQEEYRTLITHRDIEKRKG
- a CDS encoding gluconeogenesis factor YvcK family protein; protein product: MLQSGKLKKVVVFGGGTGLSTLLRGLKSHPVDLTAVVTVADDGGSSGRLLDIPPPGDIRKVMAALSDVEPLFEEMFQYRFKTVEELKGHSLGNLMLAAMTDITGDFSRAVEQMSRVLNIKGKVLPAANQRITLHAELEDGTIVTGESKIPVYGHRIRRVYMSPQEVKPLPETVDTIMAADLIVFGPGSLYTSILPTILVPVIREAVLACQAKKVYIGNLATQAGETYRYTASEHVQALYDHAGKAFIDTILLNGTDFSTLYGQERVGPPWPVENDEEKLQQLVPQIVVKEIAVLKEGVLMHDSEKVADWLMTLL
- the whiA gene encoding DNA-binding protein WhiA translates to MSFASETKKEITQIEAEDCCLKAEVAAFIRMNGALSFSNKQLSLDVQTENAAIARRLYSNLKRLYPYKVELLVRKKMRLKKNNVYICRIRDGAKPLLEDLLILTGTFQFKNEISKALVKKKCCQRAYVRGAFLAGGSVNNPETSSYHLEIFSIYKEHSEDLVELMNKYHLNAKSIERKNGYIAYLKEAEKISDFLSLVGAYVSLMKFEDVRILRDMRNSVNRLVNCETANMNKTIGAAQRQVENIKFIERTIGLDQIPDRLQEIARLRVENQDITLKELGELVSGGTVSKSGVNHRLRKIEEIAENLRSGGIGSR
- a CDS encoding HPr family phosphocarrier protein, with translation MVERTVEVKMKTGLQARQAALFVQEANKFMADLFLEKEDRQVNAKSIMGIMSLAIARGTSIKLIANGVDEEKALDALTALVGSEN
- the clpP gene encoding ATP-dependent Clp endopeptidase proteolytic subunit ClpP; the protein is MNLIPTVIEQTSRGERAYDIYSRLLKDRIIMLGSGIDDNVSNSIVAQLLFLEAEDPDKDISIYINSPGGSITAGMAIYDTMQFIKPDVQTICIGMAASMGAFLLAAGTKGKRFALPNAEVMIHQPLGGAQGQATEIEIAAKRILFLREKLNGILAERTGQPIEVLARDTDRDNFMTAERAKEYGLIDHIISRSDMKDAK
- a CDS encoding MFS transporter, coding for MELNETVVPKTTKSQWIQFSALVFGAFIAIEAMAFQAPAIPVIAAHFEVPSHLAGLIVLSFYIVSASLYPITGRLADKHGRKRVLLIGIGIFAIAEFAAAVSPTFSFLLVARVFQGVGVSCIFPIVIAYIGIIFQPEQRGIASGIFNSVQAVAAMLGAGLAGFLVKVYGWPIIYWISGVLAVAGFLVVLFFIKESKGVVKGSMDFVGILLLFVTTACILSVSTLVGQFGIASPYTLGTLATGVLAAALLWFFGNRIPNPLIELSLLKKRVFALAALGYLTFTAALQLFIYSMSFFLTSRPGGDVAETGLFFMFNSGAAAIGGVIIGKLADKVNNKKLLICTLIIPTTALLIFSRIDASTSTSYILLLAAFFGVGTAIPIFFKYALNVIPTDKYGAGSGLLSVIRDFGAPLGSVTGIVLFTKFSLSAQQNSLTSQAAAAGVNPDLMGAVQQAGNSGGKVIDGALATELQTLGIRFEELMATALGEGATMGIQNMSLIVASLFASIIVLSLFLPQKKAVKEQPVVTTHAEENLV
- a CDS encoding AEC family transporter; protein product: MELSIVIQSIAIISFMIVIGAVLSKSFQFNDDTRGVFISLIVNIAMPSIILSSIFNVKMDNDTFRTIILVFFVSILINVVGIGLGWVLSFIFYKKSKKHAELALLAGLGNTGFIGIPLCAVLIGPEGALYAAIFDAGVDFTIWTVGVLILQKNRSIELDTFKSMINIPLISIFVGLIVSYFHYSPPTLIINLVDQLAALAAPLAMFYIGILVMSIKFSRVKDNGLKVWIPISVKLLMLPALVAVLIGYFQLDMTIVQTVLIQSMMPTLTLASILFAKYSADEDMGAITTVLSTILALLTIPVMIYVLTYFSLLT